The genome window GGCGGCGAACTGGTGCTGGAAACTCTGGTCGTGGACGGACCTGAAGGCTACAGCCTGATGCCGGAAGACCGCTACGGGCAGATGCGCAACGTCTGGTTTCTCCCCAGCTGTGACACCCTGATTCGCTGGCTGGAACGGACCGGCTTCCGCAATGCGCGAGTGGTGGACGTCACCGACACCACCACAGCTGAGCAACGCAGTACGGACTGGATGCGCTTCAACTCACTTCAGGATTTTCTGGATCCGGCCGATCCCGCCCGGACAATTGAAGGCTACCCTGGCCCGAAGCGAGCGACGATCATTGCCGAGAAACCCTGAGCACAAAAAAGCCGCCGTGCAGATTTCTGCAGGGCGGCTTTTTTTGACCGTACCGATTATTCGCCGAACGGATGGCGCAGGGTAATAGTCTCGATCCGGTCAGGGCCGGTGGAAATGATGTCGATCGGTGCCTCGATCTGCTCCTCCAGGAAGCGGATGTAAGCCTTGGCGTTTTCCGGCAGCTGATCAACACTGGTCAGACCCACGGTACTATCGCTCCAGCCCGGCAGATCCTCGTAAATCGGCTCAATGTCCTTGTAGCTGTCGCAGCCGATAGGCGGGCGGAAGATCTCGCCATTCGGGGTCTTGTAACCCACACACACCTTCACGGTCTCCAGTCCGTCCAGAACGTCCAGCTTGGTCAGACAGATGCCGGACACGCTGTTGATCTGGATGGCATGACGCAGCGCGACGGCGTCAAACCAGCCACAACGACGGGAACGGCCGGTGGTGGTGCCAATCTCATTGCCTTTAACCGCCAGATGATGCCCCATATCGTCAAACAGCTCGGTCGGGAACGGACCGGAACCCACACGGGTGGTATACGCTTTGGTGATGCCCAGAACATAATCCAGGAACAACGGACCGAAGCCGGAACCGGTGGCGGTGCCACCAGCCGTGGTGTTGGACGACGTAACGTACGGATAGGTACCCAGATCGATGTCCAGCAAAGAACCCTGGGCGCCCTCGAACAGGATATGCTCACCACGCTTGCGGAAGTCGTGCAGCATGTCGGTGACGTCCGCCGCCATCGGCAGGATTTCTTCACCCATCTGTTTGAGTTCTTCCAGAGCCGCGTCGATATCTTCAGGCTCTTCCTTGAAATACTCTGTCAGCACAAAATTGTGGTAGGACATAATTTCCCGCAACTTGACCTCGAAATCGCCAGGATTGCAGAGATCACCGAGGCGGACACCGCGACGCGAAACCTTGTCCTCATAGGCGGGGCCAATACCCCGACCGGTGGTGCCAATCTTGTCGTTACCGCGGGCCCGCTCACGGGCCTGGTCGATACGAACATGCGTTCGCAGGATAATGGGACAGGCCAGGCTGATACGCAGCCGGTCGCGAACGGCGACACCATTGGCTTCCAGCTCACGCACTTCTTTCAGAAGCGCCTCAGGAGACAGAACCACGCCGTTGCCAATCAGGCAGTAAACGTGCTGACGAAGAATGCCGGAAGGAATCAGGTGCAAGGCCGTTTTCTTGCCATCAATCACCAGCGTATGGCCAGCATTGTGACCACCCTGAAAACGGACGACGGCCGCAACCTTGTCGGTTAGCAGGTCAACAATCTTACCCTTGCCTTCATCACCCCATTGGGTGCCCAGCACAACAACGTTTTTACCCATGATTCTCTCTCAGTGCGGCTGCCCCGGAGGACAGGCGTTTCGCATATTTACCTGTAAGTGAGTTCACCGATGTCCCGGTGGACCTCAGTTCAGCTTCTCAACGACCCACTGGCCGCCCTGTTTGACCAGTTTCCGATCGCAGCCTCTGGCCGCCGGATCAAAACCTTCATCCTCCGGTAGAGCCCGGATGACTGTTTCAGTCATTCGCAGACCGGAGATCACCCCTTCCAACGCAGGATCAGAATCAGCCGGCGCCCAGACCGCCCCGGCGCGCCTCTGGACCCTCTCGCCCAGTGACACCAGCGAACGGATATCAAGACTGAAACCGGTCGCCGGTCGAGCCCTGCCAAAATCACTACCTATGGCGTCGTAGCGTCCACCTTTGGCGACCGAGTCACCATGACCCGGCACATAGGCAGCAAACACCAGACCGGTATGGTAGTTGTAACCCCTGAGCTCACAGAAATCGAAACCGAAACTCACTTCCGGGAAATCCCTTGCGAGCATGTCGGAAACACGACCCAGCTTCTCGAGAGCTGCATCAAGATTTTCCGAGGCGCCCTGAAGAATACGACGTGCCGTCACGAGAGCTTCCGGGCCGCCACTGACCCGTGCCAACTCCCTCAGACGAGCGCCAGCGGAATTCGCGGGGCACTCACCCAGCAACTCATCCAGCTCAGGGACCGATTTACGAGCCATGGCATCAAAAATCGCGGCTTCGGTATCGCGGTCGAATTCACCCGCACCGATCAGGCTCTCGTAGATAGAAACATGAGCAAGGTCCAGATGAATTTTTGGCAGGCCTGCCACACGAAGCATCTCCAGCATGAGGCTGATTACTTCCATATCCGCAGATTCGGATTCGCTGCCAAACAACTCACAACCGGCCTGGATCGGTGTCCGGCCAGTCAGCATGTGCCGGGGACGGGTATGCAGAACATGACCGGCATAGCAGAGCCGGGTGATACCTTCCTGACTGAGCGTATGGGCGTCAATTCGAGCCGCCTGGGGGGTCATATCCGCGCGAACACCCATCATTCGGCCAGTCAACTGATCAGTCAGCTTGAACGTCTGCAGCTCCAGATCGTTGCCCGTACCGGTAAACAGTGACTCGAGGTATTCGATCAGCGGTGGGATTACCAGCTGGTAGCCCCAGCGCTGGCAGGTATCCATTACATCCCGGCGCAGGGATTCGATCCGTCCGGCCAGAGGCGGCAGAATGTCCTCTACCCCGTCCGGCAGTAACCAGCGATCAGATACTGTCATGAGATTACGTTGTCCGTCAGGCCCGCTCCGGCAACAATTGCCGCGGGGATTACACAGGATTTAGGGCGAATGCCGGGAAAGGAAAAAACCCGGAACAAAACCGCCAGAATTTTACACGGTTGGCCGGCACAAAAAAACCGGAATACCGAGGTATTCCGGTTTTCGACTCCCGGTTTAGGGCTTTAGCGAGGGCCCTGGGGATCCTTCAGGAATTTCATGAAGTCACTTTTGGAGTCAATGACCATGATATCGTCCTTGCTCGAAAAGGTATTCCGATAGGCCTCAAGACTCCTGTAGAAGCTGTAAAACTCGGCGTTAGAGCCATAGGCGTTTGCATAGATTTCAGCCGCCTGGCCGTCGCCCTCACCCCGGGTTTCCTCGGATTCCGCAAACGCCTCTGCCAGAACAACCGTGCGCTGGCGATCGGCGTCGGCACGAATACCCTCGGCCAGCTCCTTGCCGCGTGAGCGGAATTCCTGAGCGAGCTTTTCGCGCTCTGTGGCCATACGGCGATACACATTTTCACTAACCTGGCCAGGAAATTCTATCGCTTTAACCCGCACGTCGAGCACTTCGATACCAAATTCCTTCACGGATGTTTCGTTAACGCGGTCCCGCAAGGTATGCATCAGCTCATCCCGCTGACCCGATACCACTTCGTGCATGGTCCGGATACCGAACTCATCCCGCAGACCATTATCCACGCGGGACAAGAGCAGCGACTGGGCACGGAACTCGTCGCCACCGGTTGCCCGGTAGAACTGATCCACATTGAGAATCTTCCAGGCAATGTAGGAGTCCACGTCCAGCGGTTTCTTCTCGACCGTCAGATACTGGCGGGAAGGAAGGTCCATGGTCAGTACCCGGATATCAAACTCCCGGACCTGATCAATCACCGGAACCTTGAAATGAATACCCGCCTGAATATCCGTTTCCACCAGCTCCCCGAACCGGAGCATCACGCCCCGATGAGTTTCGGGGATGATATACACACTGGATAAAACCAGCAGGACGACAATGAGGGCGCCTGCAAGGCCCACGACACCTTTAGGTCCCATAATTATCTGCTCCTCCGTACGTTAGTGTCCTGCCTGGAGCGAAGCTCCTGCAGTACCCGGTCTGTCAGCGCCTGAATATCGGTCTGATCATTACTGGTGCCAGTAGACCTGCCAGAAGAACGAGGCAAGGATCCCTGGGTCAGACGATCCAGCGGAAGGTACATCATATTGCCGCTGCTTTCGGTATCCACCAGGATTTTGCTGCTGTTGGACAGCACCGTCTCAAGCGTCTGCAGATACATGCGCTCACGGGTGACTATGGGAGCGTTCTGGTAGACCGCCAGCAACTGCAGGAAGCGGGAGGTTTCACCACGGGCACGCTCAATGACCTGCTGCTTGTAGGCGCTGGCTTCCTCAATCATGCGCTGAGCCTGACCACGAGCCTCCGGAACCACCTTGTTACGATAGGTTTCGGCTTCCTCTTTGACCTGCTGTTCATCTTCACGGGCACGCTGGACTTCCCGGAATGCATCCTGAACCGCAGGAGGCGGCTGGGTGCTTTCAACGTTAACCCGGACAATTTCCAGGCCAGTACCATACTCGACGAGGAAGCTCTGGAGCCGCTGTTCTACGCGGACCGCCAGCTCTGCACGACCTTCTGTCAGCACGTCGTCCAGGGAGGAACTACCTACCTCGTGACGCAGGGCGCTGTCGGTTGCAAAGGCCAGGGCCTGGTTTGAGTCACGAACGTTCAGCACGTAGGACTGAGCGTCAGACACACGGTACTGGACCTGCAGATCTACGGTGACCAGGTTTTCGTCCTGGGTCAGCATCTGGCCGCTCGATTCAGCCGTACGAACACTGGTAACCCGCACCTTGGTGACGTCATCAATCAACGGCACCTTGAAGCGCAGACCAGGACTCTCAGTCCGGTTGTATTCACCGAAGCGGAGCACAACCGCCCGCTCCTGTTCGTTCACGGTGTAGAACGACTGGAAAACCACATAGCCGACGACCAGAATCGCGGCAATCGCCAGCACGGCACCGAAACTGCCGGCACTTCCGCCAGAGCTGCCTCCGCTTCCACCTGACTTTCCGCCTTTGCCACCAAGCATCTTGTTCAGCTTGTCGAGACCCTTTTTCAGCGCCTCATCGAGATCCGGCGGCCCCTGATCATTGCCGCGACGACCACCACCGGTACCCCAGGGATCATTGTCGTTACGGTTTCCACCCGGTTCGTTCCAGGCCATAGTTCTCTCCGTTCCTGACTTATAGAATGGCTGCAAATACTAGGGATTTATCAGCGCCCCGGCAATAGCCTACCTCGTTTCAGGCAGTTTGATCGCCAAGACGAACTGAATCTTCTTTGACTCCTGCGCGACTGAGCAACTGAAGCCAGTCCCGGTTCTGCAATCGGACTTCCAGCACGGTATCACCGGTCTGGTGATGCTCTTCGCTCAGCACAGACCCCGCTTCATGTAACAACGCCCGTAACTTGCCGTCGGCCGGTCCGAGCAGGACAAAGTGGTGCACGACATCTTCAGCCAGGCGTTCAACGATGGCATCGAACAGGCCATCCAGGCCTTCTCCGGTCACTGCGGACACCCAGGCTCTAACCGGCACGCCGTCTTCATTACGCTCAATCCGGGGAGTAAAATTCTCCATCAGATCAATCTTGTTGAACACCTGCAGCATCGGAATCTCGTTAGCTCCGATTTCTGCCAGCACTTCTTCCACCTGCTCTATATTTTCGTCCCGACGACTATCATGACCGTCAATAACATGAAGCAGCAAGGACGCTTCGGTGGTCTCTTCCAGAGTCGCCCTGAACGCCTCCACCAGCTTGTGAGGCAAATGGCGGATAAAGCCCACGGTGTCCGCCACTACGACCGGCCCAAGATCCGGAAGTTCCAGACGTCTCAGGGTCGGGTCCAGTGTGGCAAACAACTGGTCAGCAGCATATACGCTGGAAGTTGTCATTCGGTTGAACAGCGTCGATTTCCCTGCGTTGGTGTAACCAACCAGCGATACCGTCGGGATATCTGCCCGTTTGCGGGCGCGCCGTCCCTGGTTACGCTGCCGGCGAACCTTCTCAAGTCGCTTGTGAATGGACTTGATGCGCTCCCGCAGAAGCCGGCGATCTGTTTCGAGCTGGGTTTCACCCGGTCCCCGAAGCCCAATACCGCCCTTTTGACGCTCAAGGTGAGTCCAGCCTCGCACCAGACGGGTAGACATGTGCTCCAACTGGGCCAGTTCTACCTGAAGTTTGCCCTCGTGGGTCCGGGCTCTCTGGGCAAAAATATCCAGAATAACGCCCGTGCGATCAAGCACGCGACAGCGCAGATCGTGCTCGACATTACGCTCCTGGCTCGGGCTTAGGGCATGGTTGAACAGAACCACATCCGCCTCATTGGCAGAAATGGCATCCCGGATTTCCTCAAGTTTGCCCTCACCGACAAACAGTCGGGGACTGGGCTGCTTCCGAGAACCGGTAACCACGGCTACTGGTTCAACGCCCGCGGAAGTTACGAGCTCGCGAAATTCATCGGGATCTTCGGTGTCATCATGGGAGGTGAAATCGATGTGAACGAGAATCGCCCTTTCACCGACATCGGGACGTTCAAACAAGTGGTATCAACTCCGAAACAGTCAAGCTGTTAACCTCATAAAAAAACAAACACCCGCGTTCTTCTGAACCTTCAGGTCCTTCAGAAGCGCGGGTGGTAATACAGGGAAAACCGGACAAATCAGTCTTCAGGCTCGCCTTCTCCTCCCGGAGCCTGCGGCGGAATGCGAACATTGCGGGCAGGTACCACTGTGGAAATAGCATGCTTGTAGACCATTTGGCTGACAGTATTTTTCAGCAAAATCACGAACTGGTCAAAAGATTCAACCTGGCCCTGAAGCTTGATACCATTGACCAGAAAGATAGAAACCGGGATGCGTTCCTTGCGCAAGGCATTGAGGTAAGGGTCTTGTAACGAGTGCCCTTTTGACATGTGTGTTCTCCTGTTTTTAGTAAGTGCAGATCGTCATTTTTCAGAATTAAATGTGGCGCGTAGTCTGATTTTTTTCAAGGCTGCCTCGGCGATAAGTTTGTCTTCACTATCGAGCCAACCCACACCGGACCATTTCCGCAACCAGGTTAACTGCCGTTTGGCCAGCTGGCGCGTGGCAGCAACGCCTTTGCTTACAAATGTGTCATAGTCATATTCACCGGCGAGATAAGCCCAGGCCTGGCGATAACCAACACAACGCATGGATGGGAGATCAGGGCGCAAGTCCTCCCTGACCATCAGCGCGCGTACTTCATCAAGAAAACCTGCTTCCAGCATTTTGAGAAAGCGAAGACGTATCCTCTCATGAAGCACTCGCCGCTCGGGCGGCGCCATGGCAAGCTGCGTTATAGTATACGGAAGCGAAGTGGCTTCGTCTGCCTGCCATTGGGTGAAATAGGTGTAATCCTCAACCCCATCTCCTTGAGTTTGCGACAAACTGGCACCCTCAGCCTGCCAGAACGATGAAATTGGCTTCCCGGTCAGGCGAATGACTTCAAGGGCCCTTAGTAACCTCTGGCGGTTATTCGGATGAATCAGATGGGCAGCGACCGGATCTTTCACTTCCAGTTCCCGGTGCAGAGTCTCCCACCCTCTTTCCTTTGCTTGCCGTTCCAGTGACTCACGCAGCTCAGGGCTGGCAGACGGCAGTCCCGACATTCCGTGCAAAAGTGCCTTGAAGTACATCATGGTCCCGCCAACCAGCAGCGGGATACGCCCCGCCTCGGTAATTTTTGCCATTTCGGCAAGAGCATCCCTTCTGAAATCTGCAGCAGAGTAGGTTTCGGCCGGATCACAGATATCGATCAGCCGATGCGGGGCCACTGCCAGTTCTGCGGCAGAAGGCTTGGCGGTGCCGATATTCATGTCTCGGTAGATCATGGCCGAGTCGACACTGATGATGTCACAGGGCAGCCGCCTGCACAGCTCTATCGCCAGATCGGTTTTTCCGGAGGCCGTCGGCCCCATCAGGAAGATGGCAGGGGGCTTGTCAGCGTAGCTTTTTGTTTGCTCAGGCATGGCTGTTCAGCGGCCCCGGAGGAATAGCTTGTCGAGCTCGGACAGGGTCACCAGCGTCCAGGTTGGTCTGCCATGGTTACATTGCCCGCTGCGCTCTGTGGCTTCCATGTCCCGCAACAGGGAGTTCATTTCGGGGATCGTCAGCTGCCGATTGGCCCTGACGGAACCATGACAGGCCATGGTGCCCAGTAATTCATGGGTCACCGCCTCGACACGATCGCTCTGGCCATGTTCAATAAGGTCAGCAAGCACATCCCGAACCAGTTGCTCTGTGTCCGCGCCCCGCAACAATGCGGGAACCTGCCGCACTGCCAGGGTTTCCGGCCCTATTCGCTCAATCTGCAGCCCTACTTTTTGCAGCTCCCCACCGTGGCTTTCCGTCAGTGCAGCCTCTTTCTGGCTAACCGCCAGCGATAACGGCACCAGCAACGGCTGGCTCTTGAGGTCCTGCTCGGCCAACGCCCGCTTCATCCGTTCGTATGTGATCCGCTCATGGGCTGCATGCATATCGACAACAATCAGCCCGGCTCGGCCCTGGGCGAGGATATAGATGCCGTGCAACTGGGCGATGGCATAGCCTAGCGGTGGCTCTTCATCGCTATCCACCGGCGGCGTCGGCATAACCTCTGCCATGACCTTTGATGCCTGAGCTGAACCGGCATCGACACCACCTCCCGCATTAAGAGAGCTGTAAAAGGCCATCTGGTCACTGGCCCGCCAATCCTGCTGAGGCTGAGCATGATGTTGCCCGCCGTAGAAGGCGGCCTGCGCAGGCTCATGGCCATGAGTGCCAGCCGTGGGTCGATCCGACCAGGTGTTGGCAGGTGCATGTCCACCAACGGCTATCGACTCTGGTGAAACAGCGTTTTCACGTCCAAATGACTGGGCTGCTGCACCTCGAAAATGATCGTCCGGCCGCACATCGGCCAGTGCCTTGTGTAAAGTCCGGAAAATAAAATCATGAACAAGCCGGCCGTCGCGAAAACGCACCTCGTGCTTGGTGGGGTGCACATTCACATCCACCGTTGCCGGATCGACTTCAAGATAGAGTACGAAGGCAGGGTGGCGATTGTTATAGAGTACGTCCCGGTAGGCCTGCCGCACAGCATGTGCCACCAGCCGGTCCCGGATAACACGGCCATTCACAAAGAAATACTGCAGGTCAGACTGACTCCGGGAAAATGTTGGCAGGGCCACCCAGCCCCACAGTCGAAGACCTGTGGCTTCGGCGTCAATAATCACCGCATTATCAATGAATTTCTGCCCGCAAAGGGCAGCAATGCGGCGCTCCTTATCAAGCGCTGATTCAGCAGGGCGCAAACTCTGGACGACACGCTGATTGTGGCGCAAGGTAAAGCCGGCATCAAAACGACCGAGTGCCTGGCGGCGCACACACTCTTCAACATGATTGAATTCGGTCTTCTCGGTACGCAGAAACTTGCGCCTAGCTGGCGTGTTAAAGAAAAGGTCGCGGACCTCCAGGGTAGTACCGACCGGATGGGCTGCGGGGGATATCCGGGCGTCCATTTCACGCCCCTCCACCTCCACCCGGGAAGCGGCCTCCTGATCCGCCGTCCTGGACGTCAGAGTCAGCCGGGAAACCGAACTGATACTTGCCAATGCCTCGCCACGAAACCCGAGAGAGGCAACAGCTTCCAGATCATCGAGACTGGCTATCTTGCTCGTGGCATGGCGGCTCAGCGCCAGCGGCAAGTCATCTTCGGCGATACCGCTCCCATCATCCCGCACACGGATAAGCTTGACGCCACCTTGTTCCACTTCAACGTCAACCCGGTTAGCACCGGCATCAAGGGCGTTTTCAACGAGTTCTTTTACAACTGATGCGGGACGCTCCACCACTTCGCCAGCGGCAATCTGGTTCGCGAGCCGAGGCGAGAGCAATCGAATGGGGGGCATGTTACGGAAAAACCTCTTGATCAGGACGCGGGAATACGAATGGTTTGCCCTACCATAACACGGTCATCCCTCAAGCCGTTATACTGCATCAGCCTGCTAACGGATGTCTGATTTTCCCTTGCCACTCCGGAGAGCGTGTCGCCTCGCTGGATCCGATAATGGCTAACGGCATTACCGCTCTGGCGCTGCTGTTTCTGCCAGGCCAGCAACGTGCCCGGCGGTGGTGTCTTCCGGAAATGCTGATCAACACCCTGCATGATCGCTTTCGCGAGTTTGTTCCGATACCACTTGGTTGCGAGGTTTTTCTCTTCCTGAGGGTTCGAGATGAATCCGGCTTCAACCAGGATGGACGGAATATCCGGAGACTTCAGAACGACGAATGCCGCCTGCTCAACGCCCGATTTATGCAGTTCTGTTACACGTCCCAGCTTCCCGAGTACCGAATTGCCAACGCCCAGGCTGGCGTTAATGCTTGCCGTCATGGACAGATCGAGGAGCACGCCCGCCAGCATGTCGTCCCGACCGTCCAGCGAAACACCGC of Marinobacter sediminum contains these proteins:
- the hflX gene encoding ribosome rescue GTPase HflX is translated as MFERPDVGERAILVHIDFTSHDDTEDPDEFRELVTSAGVEPVAVVTGSRKQPSPRLFVGEGKLEEIRDAISANEADVVLFNHALSPSQERNVEHDLRCRVLDRTGVILDIFAQRARTHEGKLQVELAQLEHMSTRLVRGWTHLERQKGGIGLRGPGETQLETDRRLLRERIKSIHKRLEKVRRQRNQGRRARKRADIPTVSLVGYTNAGKSTLFNRMTTSSVYAADQLFATLDPTLRRLELPDLGPVVVADTVGFIRHLPHKLVEAFRATLEETTEASLLLHVIDGHDSRRDENIEQVEEVLAEIGANEIPMLQVFNKIDLMENFTPRIERNEDGVPVRAWVSAVTGEGLDGLFDAIVERLAEDVVHHFVLLGPADGKLRALLHEAGSVLSEEHHQTGDTVLEVRLQNRDWLQLLSRAGVKEDSVRLGDQTA
- the hfq gene encoding RNA chaperone Hfq, which codes for MSKGHSLQDPYLNALRKERIPVSIFLVNGIKLQGQVESFDQFVILLKNTVSQMVYKHAISTVVPARNVRIPPQAPGGEGEPED
- a CDS encoding ATP phosphoribosyltransferase regulatory subunit; this encodes MTVSDRWLLPDGVEDILPPLAGRIESLRRDVMDTCQRWGYQLVIPPLIEYLESLFTGTGNDLELQTFKLTDQLTGRMMGVRADMTPQAARIDAHTLSQEGITRLCYAGHVLHTRPRHMLTGRTPIQAGCELFGSESESADMEVISLMLEMLRVAGLPKIHLDLAHVSIYESLIGAGEFDRDTEAAIFDAMARKSVPELDELLGECPANSAGARLRELARVSGGPEALVTARRILQGASENLDAALEKLGRVSDMLARDFPEVSFGFDFCELRGYNYHTGLVFAAYVPGHGDSVAKGGRYDAIGSDFGRARPATGFSLDIRSLVSLGERVQRRAGAVWAPADSDPALEGVISGLRMTETVIRALPEDEGFDPAARGCDRKLVKQGGQWVVEKLN
- the miaA gene encoding tRNA (adenosine(37)-N6)-dimethylallyltransferase MiaA, coding for MPEQTKSYADKPPAIFLMGPTASGKTDLAIELCRRLPCDIISVDSAMIYRDMNIGTAKPSAAELAVAPHRLIDICDPAETYSAADFRRDALAEMAKITEAGRIPLLVGGTMMYFKALLHGMSGLPSASPELRESLERQAKERGWETLHRELEVKDPVAAHLIHPNNRQRLLRALEVIRLTGKPISSFWQAEGASLSQTQGDGVEDYTYFTQWQADEATSLPYTITQLAMAPPERRVLHERIRLRFLKMLEAGFLDEVRALMVREDLRPDLPSMRCVGYRQAWAYLAGEYDYDTFVSKGVAATRQLAKRQLTWLRKWSGVGWLDSEDKLIAEAALKKIRLRATFNSEK
- the hflK gene encoding FtsH protease activity modulator HflK, whose translation is MAWNEPGGNRNDNDPWGTGGGRRGNDQGPPDLDEALKKGLDKLNKMLGGKGGKSGGSGGSSGGSAGSFGAVLAIAAILVVGYVVFQSFYTVNEQERAVVLRFGEYNRTESPGLRFKVPLIDDVTKVRVTSVRTAESSGQMLTQDENLVTVDLQVQYRVSDAQSYVLNVRDSNQALAFATDSALRHEVGSSSLDDVLTEGRAELAVRVEQRLQSFLVEYGTGLEIVRVNVESTQPPPAVQDAFREVQRAREDEQQVKEEAETYRNKVVPEARGQAQRMIEEASAYKQQVIERARGETSRFLQLLAVYQNAPIVTRERMYLQTLETVLSNSSKILVDTESSGNMMYLPLDRLTQGSLPRSSGRSTGTSNDQTDIQALTDRVLQELRSRQDTNVRRSR
- a CDS encoding adenylosuccinate synthase; the encoded protein is MGKNVVVLGTQWGDEGKGKIVDLLTDKVAAVVRFQGGHNAGHTLVIDGKKTALHLIPSGILRQHVYCLIGNGVVLSPEALLKEVRELEANGVAVRDRLRISLACPIILRTHVRIDQARERARGNDKIGTTGRGIGPAYEDKVSRRGVRLGDLCNPGDFEVKLREIMSYHNFVLTEYFKEEPEDIDAALEELKQMGEEILPMAADVTDMLHDFRKRGEHILFEGAQGSLLDIDLGTYPYVTSSNTTAGGTATGSGFGPLFLDYVLGITKAYTTRVGSGPFPTELFDDMGHHLAVKGNEIGTTTGRSRRCGWFDAVALRHAIQINSVSGICLTKLDVLDGLETVKVCVGYKTPNGEIFRPPIGCDSYKDIEPIYEDLPGWSDSTVGLTSVDQLPENAKAYIRFLEEQIEAPIDIISTGPDRIETITLRHPFGE
- the hflC gene encoding protease modulator HflC translates to MGPKGVVGLAGALIVVLLVLSSVYIIPETHRGVMLRFGELVETDIQAGIHFKVPVIDQVREFDIRVLTMDLPSRQYLTVEKKPLDVDSYIAWKILNVDQFYRATGGDEFRAQSLLLSRVDNGLRDEFGIRTMHEVVSGQRDELMHTLRDRVNETSVKEFGIEVLDVRVKAIEFPGQVSENVYRRMATEREKLAQEFRSRGKELAEGIRADADRQRTVVLAEAFAESEETRGEGDGQAAEIYANAYGSNAEFYSFYRSLEAYRNTFSSKDDIMVIDSKSDFMKFLKDPQGPR
- the mutL gene encoding DNA mismatch repair endonuclease MutL, whose amino-acid sequence is MPPIRLLSPRLANQIAAGEVVERPASVVKELVENALDAGANRVDVEVEQGGVKLIRVRDDGSGIAEDDLPLALSRHATSKIASLDDLEAVASLGFRGEALASISSVSRLTLTSRTADQEAASRVEVEGREMDARISPAAHPVGTTLEVRDLFFNTPARRKFLRTEKTEFNHVEECVRRQALGRFDAGFTLRHNQRVVQSLRPAESALDKERRIAALCGQKFIDNAVIIDAEATGLRLWGWVALPTFSRSQSDLQYFFVNGRVIRDRLVAHAVRQAYRDVLYNNRHPAFVLYLEVDPATVDVNVHPTKHEVRFRDGRLVHDFIFRTLHKALADVRPDDHFRGAAAQSFGRENAVSPESIAVGGHAPANTWSDRPTAGTHGHEPAQAAFYGGQHHAQPQQDWRASDQMAFYSSLNAGGGVDAGSAQASKVMAEVMPTPPVDSDEEPPLGYAIAQLHGIYILAQGRAGLIVVDMHAAHERITYERMKRALAEQDLKSQPLLVPLSLAVSQKEAALTESHGGELQKVGLQIERIGPETLAVRQVPALLRGADTEQLVRDVLADLIEHGQSDRVEAVTHELLGTMACHGSVRANRQLTIPEMNSLLRDMEATERSGQCNHGRPTWTLVTLSELDKLFLRGR